One genomic segment of Desmodus rotundus isolate HL8 chromosome 5, HLdesRot8A.1, whole genome shotgun sequence includes these proteins:
- the LRRC10B gene encoding leucine-rich repeat-containing protein 10B, producing MGIAESTLDELPSDAEEQLRHGEQQLELSGKRLRRLPSAVCALSRLEKLYVSGTGLRELPEEIEELRELRILALDFNKLECLPDGLCRLPRLTRLYLGGNRLLALPNDFAQLQSLRCLWIEGNFLRRFPRPLLRLVALQSLQMGDNRLRSLPAELPSMTGLRGLWLYGNRFEVFPPALLRMGRLHILDMDRNRLGGFPDLHPLRALRVFSYDHNPVTGPPRVADTVFLVGEGAVERMAERDEPIPRRPPRRPARAFEDEEEEDLLIGGGSCRVLGPPEGSPGAMEASPGQGT from the coding sequence ATGGGCATCGCCGAGTCCACGCTAGACGAGCTGCCGTCGGACGCCGAGGAGCAGCTGCGCCACGGCGAGCAGCAGCTAGAGCTGAGCGGGAAGCGGCTGCGTCGGCTTCCCAGCGCGGTGTGCGCGCTCAGCCGCCTGGAGAAGCTGTACGTGAGCGGCACGGGTCTGCGCGAGCTGCCGGAGGAGATCGAGGAGCTGCGCGAGCTGCGCATCCTGGCGCTTGACTTCAACAAACTCGAGTGCCTGCCCGACGGCCTGTGTCGCCTGCCGCGCCTCACGCGCCTCTACCTGGGTGGCAACCGGCTGCTGGCGCTGCCCAACGACTTCGCGCAGCTGCAGAGCCTGCGCTGCCTCTGGATCGAAGGCAACTTCCTGCGGCGCTTCCCGCGGCCGCTGCTGCGCTTGGTGGCGCTGCAGTCGCTGCAGATGGGCGACAACCGGTTGCGCTCGCTGCCCGCGGAACTGCCGAGCATGACCGGCCTGCGCGGCCTCTGGCTCTACGGCAACCGCTTCGAGGTGTTTCCACCTGCGCTGCTGCGTATGGGCCGCCTGCACATCCTCGACATGGACCGCAACCGCCTGGGTGGTTTCCCTGACCTACACCCGCTGCGCGCCCTGCGAGTCTTCTCCTACGACCACAACCCTGTTACTGGGCCCCCGCGCGTCGCCGACACCGTCTTCCTCGTGGGCGAGGGCGCCGTCGAACGCATGGCAGAGCGCGACGAGCCCATACCCCGGCGGCCACCCCGACGCCCAGCGCGGGCCtttgaggatgaggaggaagaagacCTGCTCATAGGAGGCGGTAGCTGCCGTGTTCTGGGGCCCCCGGAGGGCAGCCCCGGCGCCATGGAAGCCTCTCCAGGACAGGGCACCTGA